In Mytilus edulis chromosome 3, xbMytEdul2.2, whole genome shotgun sequence, the genomic window catttcggagccttttatagctgactacgtggaatgggatttgctcattgttgaaggtcgtacggtgacctatatttgttaatttctgtgtcattttggtctcttgtgaacagttgtctcattggcaatcataccacatcttcttttttatattgaccacaaaaaattaacattgttcactgattcatgaaatcaggtcgaggtcaagtgtctgacgggcatgaggataTTGTacggtacacacataccaaatatagttatctcatTAAGAGAGAAATTAATACTGAAATCtgtttttcaagtagtcactgaatcataaaaatgaggtcaaggacaatggacatacgACAGACGGAAAATTAGTAACATAAGGCATGAATATACAAAGTAGAAAGGATCAAGATAAAGAAGTGAACTAGCATCGTTGTCGAATCActttccctatgtcgagctttctacGACAGATGCcgtaggctcgacaaaaaccctGTTGAACCTCTTCAACAAGTGCCCACCACTGAAGAAAGTTGCCTATATTTGCTTGCATCcacttttaattgtttttgaacTGTGgttaatagttgtctcattggcaatcataacacatctgaCTTTAACATGAATTAACCAAGATGCAATAAAATGTgttgaaaatcaaaaaaaaaaagaagaaaaaatgtgttaaaaatggTATACTGAAACCTAGAGAACACAAATTTGCAAAATCAAAAAGACTCAAATATTATGTATAACAGTAGTTTATTTAGCACTATGCGTTGTtgatttacatgtatgtataaagtGTGTTAtaaaaacgtaacaaaaataatatctaacaaaTGATGTATAACGATGTCTTAACTCCGGTCAATTGATGACCATGTAAACTCAGAATCATCCTCTGAATAGCTATCGGATAGGTTCACTGTGCATAGTTTCTTTGGCGTAGGTTCATCATCAATACTACAGCTAAACAATCTTTTCTTGACCTTCTGACCCCGTCTGTTATTGTTGTAAAAAGACAGTTCTGTAGAAATGAAGTCCAGTTCTTGTAAAATGAATTCATCTAGGAGATTGATATCCAGTTGTGGAGTTGCCGGTTGTTTCTTTATTGATGATGGTTGAAACAATTCGTCATACAGTGAAGGTGTCATTTGTTCTGTATGATCATCTGTTATTTGACATGATGGAACATCTTGCAGGTCTTTGAATATCTCATCTAAGaagtctgaaaataaaaaaaataaaaaaagattattgCAAGTGACTTGCACTGACACTTTAAAAACCTGGGAATAGAACACTAACAATATACTCTGTAGTAACtaaaataattaatgttttattttcggtgtaaaaagtaaaatcacaaaaataatgaactccgaggaaaattaaaaaacggaaagttcctaatcaaatggcaaaatcaaaagataaaacacagcaaacgaatggacaacaactgacagactgtcatattcctgacttacatatatagttttaaaaacatGCATTTTGTATCCTGATATTATCCGATACGTTATATTTATTTCTAACTTGAATCTGAGACTACTACAATAAAAAGCTTGAGTCGACATCATGTAGTTATTCCTAACACTATAAGATGCTGAAAGTTATTCATCTAACGAATTTAATTGAAAAGTTAACAAAGTGGATTTATTTGATGCATTGTATCAAACATATATTCTTTGTCCTATCGATCGATATAGTAAAATTATGTTCTATCAGTTTTATGactttttgtctttaaattttgtcagtttaccataaaaaaaaatatatatgtatattctcACAACCCAAATTACAAAGGTATAGAGATAAAAACAACACATATTAAAACCCCCATCTTATTTTTTTAGTTCACTGACGTAAACTTGGTACATGCATATATATCTCTGATTTTAACATTGAAACTGCAAACTGCTGTTATTtcgaaatgtatattttttttttttatttaaaaaattaaaaaaattatgaaagttACTGTAGTGCCTCATCTTATTGGTCAattcataattgtaaaaaaaaactgcacaTGCTTATGCTCAGAATGTTTTAAATTGGAAATAGTATAATTATGACAAATTTGTAGATTCTTGACTTCGTAAGGTTAAAATCACAGTTAATGTTGAGGGTTATTTGATGTATATATGAGAAAGTTATAGTTACGATAAGCTCTAAATGAAACCAAAAACATACCATAATCTAAATTAGGAGTTTGACTGTATCTGTTGCAAGGTGTCTTAAAGTTGTCCATTATTTTCGATGACCAGTCTAATTCTTGAGCTCTATTCGGTTTCATGAATAAGCGATAAATAATAGTAGACGAGATGAGCGATTATTATTTATACCTTATTGTTGCTCCTCCCCAACAAGCTGTCGGGATGCTGTCAAACTCTGTGTATATAGTAGCTAACACTTAATTGTACCTTGTTTATTACCAGGATGCCCATCTACCTGAACTTCAAAGGATATTTTACCTGTAGACAATTTTATGGCTTCTTTAGCACTAATTATCACATCTAATTAATAAAGTAGTGTGTAATTAGGTCGTAAATAGTTCATAAATGATGAATAATATTGTTAATTAGGCATACAGGTATTGACCAGTGTATGAAAGTGAGACTCCTTAAActtaaatcaacaacaaaaataaccaatttacaACTTGATTTGAGAAAATTGACTTGTGAAGATTTGATTGAAACatgtaacaattaaaaaaactaaaaataataataattattgtaTATACTTTATTCTACAATGTGTAACTTTTTCCTACaatgtgttatttttttctgCAATGTGTGACTTTTTCTACAATGTGTGCTTTTTCTGTTGCTCTGTTTTCACGTTTGCCGTTTTTAATATACCGTACaagctcaaaacttttttatgttaatatttcTTGTTTCTCCCATGACAAAGTATTATAGTAAAATAAGAAACCTAAAATAGTTCCTCCGTAAAATCATGGAAGTGATATTGTCTAATACTTCCTTGGCGAAATTAAATGAATCGCTTCACTTCCCTCTTAAAAGGTAAACTTACttactaaaaaatattaaatacattcCTTTCTATTATCTTACACGGAATTTAATCTCATCCTCACCAGGGTGTATGAGCTGTTTATTATTTCCCTTAGAAAATATGTCAACAACTTTATACATTTTGACTATTTTGTCTTGCATCGCCTGTATCTCAAGATTAGGCCACTGTTTAGATGAAAAAGCTAAGAACGTAATCATCTTTATAGCTGATGATCTCGGATACTCAGATTTGAGTTGCTTTGGAAATGAGTTAATACAAACCCCAAATATTGATAAACTTGCCAAGAATGGTCTGAAATTGACCAGAATGTATTCGATGCCTTCAGAGGCTGGAAGCTTAGCAGCTATATACACAggtatgtttacaaaatttcagGAACTTTGGGAAAGGAAATGGGTTGCTGCTAATACTAAACAGGGCAAAGTCTTTATTAAACTACAGGGCAAGAGttacaataaaataatatattatgcATGAAAAACTGAATATTTTGGTCATCTGTGTTGTCTGTTTTCTGTGTTATTGTCTTATACCCCATATACCCTTTTAAgtttcattcatatatatatatatatatatatatatatataaatcagggattagtatagaaagtccctgtatAAA contains:
- the LOC139516049 gene encoding uncharacterized protein; amino-acid sequence: MKPNRAQELDWSSKIMDNFKTPCNRYSQTPNLDYDFLDEIFKDLQDVPSCQITDDHTEQMTPSLYDELFQPSSIKKQPATPQLDINLLDEFILQELDFISTELSFYNNNRRGQKVKKRLFSCSIDDEPTPKKLCTVNLSDSYSEDDSEFTWSSIDRS